A window from Cryobacterium sp. PAMC25264 encodes these proteins:
- a CDS encoding substrate-binding domain-containing protein has protein sequence MKSSSFRRIMAVTATAALILAGTTACGRGGGDEASGPKVVLAISTLNNPFFVELRDGAQAAADEAGVDLYIVDAQNDSATQANQLATATAGSTKAVIVNPVDSDAASASVNALTAANIPVIGVDRTVNDATLTSLVASDNVAGGKQAADELAAAMGEKGTVISLQGVSGTSASRDRGAGFDEGIAAYPDITVVAEQTANFDRASALDVTTNLLQANPGVTGIFAENDEMALGAIQALGARAGSEVMVVGFDGTADGLTAISDGSLYATVAQQPAELGRLAIELAVKAIDGDDVDATVPVDVVAVTKTNVGDFSK, from the coding sequence ATGAAGTCATCCTCCTTTCGCCGCATCATGGCCGTCACCGCCACGGCCGCACTGATCCTCGCCGGCACCACCGCCTGCGGCCGTGGAGGCGGCGACGAGGCCAGCGGACCGAAGGTCGTGCTTGCGATCTCCACACTGAACAACCCGTTCTTCGTCGAACTGCGCGACGGCGCCCAGGCGGCCGCGGACGAGGCCGGCGTCGACCTCTACATCGTGGACGCCCAGAACGATTCGGCCACCCAGGCCAACCAGCTGGCCACCGCCACGGCCGGCAGCACCAAGGCCGTCATCGTCAACCCGGTCGACTCCGACGCCGCGAGCGCCTCCGTGAACGCGCTGACCGCAGCGAACATCCCGGTCATCGGAGTGGACCGCACGGTCAACGACGCCACGCTGACCTCGCTCGTGGCCAGCGACAACGTCGCCGGCGGCAAGCAGGCCGCCGATGAGCTCGCGGCCGCAATGGGGGAGAAGGGCACCGTGATCTCCCTGCAGGGTGTGTCCGGTACCTCCGCCAGCCGCGACCGCGGCGCCGGCTTCGACGAAGGCATCGCCGCGTATCCCGACATCACCGTCGTGGCCGAGCAGACCGCGAACTTCGACCGGGCATCGGCTCTGGACGTCACCACCAACCTGCTGCAGGCCAACCCGGGAGTCACCGGCATCTTCGCCGAGAACGACGAGATGGCCCTCGGCGCGATCCAGGCACTCGGCGCCCGTGCCGGGTCAGAGGTCATGGTCGTCGGTTTCGACGGCACCGCGGATGGTCTGACCGCCATCTCGGACGGCTCTCTGTACGCCACCGTCGCCCAGCAGCCGGCCGAGCTCGGCCGGCTCGCCATCGAACTGGCCGTCAAGGCCATCGACGGTGACGACGTAGACGCCACCGTCCCCGTGGACGTCGTCGCAGTGACGAAGACGAACGTGGGCGACTTCTCCAAGTGA
- a CDS encoding ABC transporter permease — translation MSTTTATPSTETHTRRSFDYKTFLANNGALVGLVVLCIALVIATPDFLTGQNLLNIGIQVSTVAVLAFGMTFVIVAGGIDLSVGAVAALSAMASGWFFISAGLPGWMALIAGLIVGLLAGVVNGAANAYGKLPSFIATLAMLSVARGLTLVISDGRPIKTAPEVSFLGGNIGPVPMPIVILVLAALIASFILNRTVLGRSMYAVGGNAEAARLSGLPVKRIIVTVFALAGLFAALAGLLLAGRLDSAQPQAAAGYELDAIAAVVIGGASLSGGLGKISGTFIGALVLVVIRNGLNLLNVSSFWQQVVIGLVIALAVGADVLRRKTRNS, via the coding sequence ATGTCAACGACGACCGCAACCCCGTCCACCGAGACGCACACCCGACGCTCCTTCGACTACAAGACCTTCCTGGCCAACAACGGCGCCCTGGTCGGCCTGGTGGTGCTCTGCATCGCGCTGGTCATCGCCACCCCGGACTTCCTGACCGGGCAGAACCTGCTCAACATCGGCATTCAGGTGTCGACGGTTGCCGTGCTCGCCTTCGGCATGACCTTCGTCATCGTCGCCGGCGGCATCGACCTCTCGGTCGGTGCCGTCGCGGCGCTCTCGGCCATGGCTTCGGGCTGGTTCTTCATCAGCGCCGGCCTGCCCGGCTGGATGGCACTGATCGCGGGCCTGATCGTGGGCCTTCTCGCCGGCGTCGTCAACGGCGCTGCCAATGCCTACGGCAAGCTGCCCTCGTTCATCGCGACACTTGCGATGCTGAGCGTGGCACGCGGCCTCACCCTGGTGATCTCCGACGGCCGGCCGATCAAGACCGCGCCGGAGGTGTCGTTCCTCGGCGGCAACATCGGCCCGGTCCCGATGCCCATCGTCATCCTGGTCCTGGCCGCTCTGATCGCCTCGTTTATCCTCAATCGCACCGTGCTCGGCCGCTCCATGTATGCCGTCGGCGGCAACGCCGAGGCCGCCCGGCTCTCCGGGCTTCCGGTCAAACGCATCATCGTCACGGTCTTCGCCCTCGCCGGCCTCTTCGCGGCCCTGGCCGGACTCCTCCTCGCCGGCCGCCTCGACTCCGCCCAGCCCCAGGCCGCCGCCGGCTATGAACTGGATGCGATCGCCGCTGTCGTCATCGGCGGAGCCTCGCTCTCGGGTGGGCTCGGAAAGATTTCCGGCACCTTCATCGGCGCCCTGGTGCTCGTCGTCATCCGCAACGGCCTCAACCTGCTCAACGTGTCGTCGTTCTGGCAGCAGGTCGTGATCGGCCTGGTCATCGCGCTCGCGGTGGGCGCCGATGTGCTGCGCCGCAAGACCCGCAACAGCTGA